A stretch of DNA from Coccidioides posadasii str. Silveira chromosome 4, complete sequence:
TCCGAAGCTGAACACTCTTGTATACACACAAGTTGACGTCCCTTTAACTTGGACAACGGCTTCGGCCCCCCAAAACATACAACCTCCATCATGACAGCAGACAAGATAGACGTCTGGAACGACCCGCGGATCCAAAAATGTTCCACTTTTGTCAACGGCACTCGATATGGTAGGTAGCAACCCTCTGTATACGAGAggtatcttctttatatgTGATTATATGATGCTTTCACCCGTCTCTCGCCAACGTATCATCAAGCTACATTTCATTCATTAGTTGTTCATGAATTTTATTCTAACGAATTGTTCACTATACAGGCTATCTTCTCGGGGTCCCTCCAAACGGAGACTACCGGGCAACTGTTTTTCTGGTCCGTTCGCCTTAGAGAAACCCTAGTCACTGCTGCTCATAGCTTTATTTCAATCCATCGGCCACTCTAGAAGTCAAGAAAGCTTCTAGCAGAGATTGCTTTCTTTGCTGCCCATTTGATCTCAAAACCTGACCGTTCCGGGATCTAGATCCATGGCTTTCCTGATCTTTCAATGGGATGGAGATACCAGATCCCAGCTCTGTTAAATATGGGCCTTCGGGTTGTTGCCCCAGATTGTCTTGGGTATGGGAGAACAGTAAGTGTCTTGCTCTTTATGTCGTTATTACTCAAACTCGAATGATGTCAGGACTAACACCGCATTCCAGGAAGCTCCCGATTTCACATCGGAATCCGCCCCTCGGTACGCATTCAAGCAATGTGCAGctgatatgaaagagctcgCACGGCAGCTGGGCACATCCAAGATCATCCTTGGTGGCCATGATTGGTTCGTTCATCCGGAAGCATCTCCAGCGCCCATGTTCTGGGAATTTTGGGGTTCAACCTAACTAGCGATTCATCGCCTCTAATGCGGCTCTACTTCAGGGGTGGTTTTGTCGTTTATCGTATTGCGCTCCATTGCCCGGGTTTCGTCACACATATCTTTTCCGTATGTACCCCGTATGGCCCTCCTCACCGGGAGTTTGTTCCCCTGGACAAGCTAGTAGCAACTCGCATTCCGTTTTTCGGTTATCAACTCCAGTTCGTGAGTGGAGAACTCGAGAAAGTTATTAAAGACAAGAGGGACATCCGTCAATTCCTGATCGCGTTATTCGGAGGGAGGACTCCAAAGGGAGAATTCGGGTTTGACGTCACAAAAGGGGCACTGTTGGACAAGTTGCATGAGCTACAACCCTCGCGAGTTATGAGCGAAGAGGTATACCAATATCTCTTTGACAGCCATTTCATCAACATTATATTAACCGCTTTAACAGGAGCTAAATTACTACGTCGAGGAATACTCTCGGAGTGGAATGCACGGCCCACGTGAGTTTAAATTGCTTCCAATGCTTATGCCGAAGACAGGAACAGGTATCCTAACGCTGGTACTTAGTGAACTGGTATCGCACCCGCGAACAGAATTATAAAGAGGACCTTGAGCTCATCGGGCTCAAACTCGACATTCCGGTCCTTTTCATCAGAGCCACAAACGACGCGGCCCTCCGCCCGGAACTATCACAGAATATGTCAAAGTACATCCGGGATCTAACACAGGCCGAGGTTGATGGTACGCATTGGGTTCTGTGGCAAAAGCCTGAGGAGTGCAATGCCATTATCGCAAAGTGGATGGAGGGTGTTGTCTTTGGGGCACAGAGTAAGATATAATCCAGAAGAGGACACAATACTTGTTTGATATTTAAGTTTTGTTTCATTATTTATGATGACGATACAAGTATGACGCGCTTGGGTCGAACATACACGTATCCTATCCATCCAAAGGTGGCAGCAAAGGGTGTGGGAGTGGCTATCTTTCGTCCATTTTTCTCTGCTTAGACCAATATATTCATGATTGATCAAAGGTTCAATTCAATCTTCCAAGACTTTCGTTTCAATGCTGACTCCACATTTCTCCAACCTAGCGACATATTCGTCGCCTAGGATGGCCGGTGTTAAGTAGCCTCCCTTCAGGTCCTTCCCAACTCTTTCACTAGTTATCAAAACCATAGCAGCCTCCGCTATGAGCATTCCAGTCATGGGGTAAGCAGGACCCTGGTATGCAAGTCTGCCCAAAACCCGGATAGGTTTCTTTCCAGGTTCGGCATGCTCAGCCGTCGCGACACCGCGATATTCCACATAATCCCCGACAGTATCCTCCTTTGCGGGACCCTGGCCCGGGTCTGGAAGAAATCTCTTCACCAGCAATCGAATAGGCGGAATCATCAGACATATCGCAGCTAATATGATGCAGAAATGGACTACTAGGCCCATGAAGACATTACGGGCCTTGCCAAATTCCTGGAAATGAAAGTTTTGGTCGTATAAATCTGGCATGAGGGAGCTACTCCGGTGCACGATGGCACTGTCACACGAAGCTGGTAAAGTAGTTGTTACTGTTCCAATGTCCCTCACATAATGGACACCGAAAAGTCTTCGAAGGAGCGGTGTTGATGGAACAGTGGACGGCCTAGAAACTGACAAACGGTACGGATCGTTCATAGCGCGGAACTCTTTGAATGTCAGGTTTTCAAATGCGGCGAGAATAGACGCTGCGGTTCCACCGCTAATACCTGCACCTCTAAAGAGGAGGTTAGATATTGTCTTTTCTGATCCAGAAAGGTCAACTTGCTTACTTTAGCTCATAGAGAGACAGAATTACTTCCTTCACCTTAACACCAAATTGGGCATTTATCGATTTCGCCATTGACCAGGTTACCAGGTCAGACGGTGCGCTCTCAAAACCATCTGTGGGTATCATCTAACATGATAAAGTCAATAGAGGCCCCTAATATCATATAAAAGATCGAGGCGTTACTGACAATCGCACCCGTCCGTTTGGCAGTTTCATCATATTTGTCAATCATCTCCTGGACCCATGGGATCTCTCCAGTCCTGATTGATGGGCGAAATAGTTAGACATAACGAAGGCATTGGAGAGATGAAGGGGGGGGCGTTCCCTTACACATCAAGATAATGTGTACCATTATTTGCGCAGGCCTTGACTACCGGAGTCGAGTATTTATGATACGGCCCTACACAATTGATCAAAACTTTTGTCTTCCGTACAAGGGACCCCAGCTCATCGTCGTTGAGTTGGACCGGAAGTatttctaaattcgggaaAGAGGTCAGTGCCACAAGCATTGGGTATCAGAAACCGTTGGACTTCGTATGTCAGGCCGAGAACATCAGATAGAAATCTCTTATACTTGCCTGGGTCCTTGCGATCAGGCCCATCTCTTTTAAGCTCCGATGCCAGTGCCTCGAGCTTCTGGGCTGATCTTCCTGCGATCCCCCATTTTAAGGTTGTTGGAAGATTTTGAGCGATGTGCTCCGCACAGCACTTCCCAGTGTATCCAGTAGCTCCTAGGACGATAATATCAAGGCTCCTGGATGATGCCATCGTGCTCAATTAGTTATTATCAGAGGGATGTATGTAAATCGAAGAGGCAATTCGGACTTGAGGGAAAATGAAACCTCAAAAGGAATGCAATTCGGGACCGTATATCACATAAACCAGGAAAGTCAAATGTTTTACGAGGTCCTAAAGGAGCTTCATTGCTGCTTCACGGTCGTCCTACTCAAGACACCGGCGGTATCACCATCAATGATATCAGGATGGGGCAGGGATATAAATCACGTGAGGATCCATGATGATCGTAGCTCGGAAGAATAAATCACCGATGGCGCC
This window harbors:
- a CDS encoding uncharacterized protein (EggNog:ENOG410PHFU~COG:S~TransMembrane:1 (o280-299i)~BUSCO:8261at33183), which codes for MASSRSLDIIVLGATGYTGKCCAEHIAQNLPTTLKWGIAGRSAQKLEALASELKRDGPDRKDPEILPVQLNDDELGSLVRKTKVLINCVGPYHKYSTPVVKACANNGTHYLDVTGEIPWVQEMIDKYDETAKRTGAIMIPTDGFESAPSDLVTWSMAKSINAQFGVKVKEVILSLYELKGAGISGGTAASILAAFENLTFKEFRAMNDPYRLSVSRPSTVPSTPLLRRLFGVHYVRDIGTVTTTLPASCDSAIVHRSSSLMPDLYDQNFHFQEFGKARNVFMGLVVHFCIILAAICLMIPPIRLLVKRFLPDPGQGPAKEDTVGDYVEYRGVATAEHAEPGKKPIRVLGRLAYQGPAYPMTGMLIAEAAMVLITSERVGKDLKGGYLTPAILGDEYVARLEKCGVSIETKVLED
- a CDS encoding uncharacterized protein (EggNog:ENOG410QDEQ~COG:I~MEROPS:MER0017177~BUSCO:9167at33183); amino-acid sequence: MTADKIDVWNDPRIQKCSTFVNGTRYGYLLGVPPNGDYRATVFLIHGFPDLSMGWRYQIPALLNMGLRVVAPDCLGYGRTEAPDFTSESAPRYAFKQCAADMKELARQLGTSKIILGGHDWGGFVVYRIALHCPGFVTHIFSVCTPYGPPHREFVPLDKLVATRIPFFGYQLQFVSGELEKVIKDKRDIRQFLIALFGGRTPKGEFGFDVTKGALLDKLHELQPSRVMSEEELNYYVEEYSRSGMHGPLNWYRTREQNYKEDLELIGLKLDIPVLFIRATNDAALRPELSQNMSKYIRDLTQAEVDGTHWVLWQKPEECNAIIAKWMEGVVFGAQSKI